A single region of the Xenopus laevis strain J_2021 chromosome 4L, Xenopus_laevis_v10.1, whole genome shotgun sequence genome encodes:
- the lsp1.L gene encoding lymphocyte specific protein 1 L homeolog (The RefSeq protein has 4 substitutions compared to this genomic sequence), with protein sequence MSDNEEVLREEGCEEQTLEERLEETQRLTTQWSVEDEEEAARERRRRERERQQQDESEDGDTGENMTGGTCTQSDDHVVLKPGRPMECEEDEGFSDWSQRQVQMKLQGAIQATEEAGEARAAEEEGSVSPKVREEESEEAPISREEEEEDEGTSRYEATELSDDPCNCDPEPCEQDEQTLSSHQWATSISESHADDENLEYEPKSHEVPEETNENVEETGYYSSRHEAQDQSETPRERWEAEVEADRRLSVSSDGESEGTIATTVKITERTECLNLSIQKSNSIKKSEPPLPISKIDDRLEQYTHAIETSSKQPKLTRTPSLELLTPVDAVSVKKNRWEAGDVTTAAKASPCKDTEGIAIGVSEMISQWGKGKSDADTAQSPCKPTEVRPGDVLSKKNLWEQSTTSEQSGKSLSASKKYKFVPTGHGKYEKVYMEDP encoded by the exons ACTAACCACCCAGTGGAGTGTGGAGGACGAGGAGGAGGCAGCCCGAGAGCGTCGCAGGAGAGAACGTGAAAGACAACAACAGGATGAGAGTGAAGATGGAGACACAGGAGAGAACATGACAGGGGGAACCTGCACCCAGAGTGATGACCA TGTGGTGTTAAAGCCTGGACGACCCATGGAATGTGAGGAAGATGAAGGATTCAGTGACTGGTCCCAAAGGCAAGTGCAGATGAAACTGCAGGGTGCAATCCAGGCCACCGAGGAAGCGGGTGAAGCAAGAGCGGCTGAAGAGGAGGGAAGTGTCTCCCCAAAAGTTAGAGAAGAAGAGAGCGAGGAAGCACCAATATcaagggaggaggaagaggaggatgaaGGCACATCCCGTTATGAAGTGACAGAG TTGAGTGACGACCCCTGCAACTGTGACCCCGAGCCCTGCGAGCAAGATGAGCAGACTCTCTCCAGCCACCAGTGGGCAACAAG TATTTCAGAATCACATGCAGATGATGAGAATTTGGAGTATGAGCCTAAAAGCCATAAGGTACCAGAAGAGACCAATGAAAATGTGGAGGAAACTGGCTATTATTCCTCTAGACACGAG GCTCAGGACCAATCAGAGACACCCAGGGAGAGGTGGGAGGCAGAAGTGGAAGCCGATCGTAGGCTCTCAGTGAGCAGTGATGGAGAGAGTGAAGGAACCATTGCAACAACTGTAAAG ATAACTGAAAGGACAGAGTGCTTGAACCTTTCCATCCAGAAGAG CAACAGCATAAAGAAGAGCGAACCCCCTCTTCCAATAAGCAAGATCGACGACCGCCTGGAGCAATACACGCATGCGATAGAG ACCTCCAGTAAGCAGCCCAAATTGACTCGGACACCATCTTTAGAACTTTTGACCCCCGTAGATGCAGTTTCAGTCAAGAAGAATCGCTGGGAAGCTGGAGATGTGACCACAGCAGCCAAAGCATCGCCCTGCAAG gATACAGAAGGAATCGCCATTGGTGTGTCAGAAATGATTAGTCAGTGGGGCAAAGGGAAATCAGAAGCAGACATGGCTCAGTCACCTTGTAAGCCAACG GAGGTGAGACCTGGGGATGTTCTGAGTAAGAAAAATCTATGGGAGCAGAGTACCACATCGGAGCAAAGTGGGAAG AGTCTGAGCGCTAGTAAGAAATACAAGTTTGTTCCAACTGGACATGGGAAATACGAGAAGGTTTACATGGAAGATCCTTGA
- the lsp1.L gene encoding lymphocyte specific protein 1 L homeolog isoform X1, with product MSDNEEVLREEGCEEQTLEERLEETQRLTTQWSVEDEEEAARERRRRERERQQQDESEDGDTGENMTGGTCTQSDDHVVLKPGRPMECEEDEGFSDWSQRQVQMKLQGAIQATEEAGEARAAEEEGSVSPKVREEESEEAPISREEEEEDEGTSRYEVTELSDDPCNCDPEPCEQDEQTLSSHQWATSISESHADDENLEYEPKSHKVPEETNENVEETGYYSSRHEAQDQSETPRERWEAEVEADRRLSVSSDGESEGTIATTVKITERTECLNLSIQKSNSIKKSEPPLPISKIDDRLEQYTHAIETSSKQPKLTRTPSLELLTPVDAVSVKKNRWEAGDVTTAAKASPCKDTEGIAIGVSEMISQWGKGKSEADMAQSPCKPTEVRPGDVLSKKNLWEQSTTSEQSGKSLSASKKYKFVPTGHGKYEKVYMEDP from the exons ACTAACCACCCAGTGGAGTGTGGAGGACGAGGAGGAGGCAGCCCGAGAGCGTCGCAGGAGAGAACGTGAAAGACAACAACAGGATGAGAGTGAAGATGGAGACACAGGAGAGAACATGACAGGGGGAACCTGCACCCAGAGTGATGACCA TGTGGTGTTAAAGCCTGGACGACCCATGGAATGTGAGGAAGATGAAGGATTCAGTGACTGGTCCCAAAGGCAAGTGCAGATGAAACTGCAGGGTGCAATCCAGGCCACCGAGGAAGCGGGTGAAGCAAGAGCGGCTGAAGAGGAGGGAAGTGTCTCCCCAAAAGTTAGAGAAGAAGAGAGCGAGGAAGCACCAATATcaagggaggaggaagaggaggatgaaGGCACATCCCGTTATGAAGTGACAGAG TTGAGTGACGACCCCTGCAACTGTGACCCCGAGCCCTGCGAGCAAGATGAGCAGACTCTCTCCAGCCACCAGTGGGCAACAAG TATTTCAGAATCACATGCAGATGATGAGAATTTGGAGTATGAGCCTAAAAGCCATAAGGTACCAGAAGAGACCAATGAAAATGTGGAGGAAACTGGCTATTATTCCTCTAGACACGAG GCTCAGGACCAATCAGAGACACCCAGGGAGAGGTGGGAGGCAGAAGTGGAAGCCGATCGTAGGCTCTCAGTGAGCAGTGATGGAGAGAGTGAAGGAACCATTGCAACAACTGTAAAG ATAACTGAAAGGACAGAGTGCTTGAACCTTTCCATCCAGAAGAG CAACAGCATAAAGAAGAGCGAACCCCCTCTTCCAATAAGCAAGATCGACGACCGCCTGGAGCAATACACGCATGCGATAGAG ACCTCCAGTAAGCAGCCCAAATTGACTCGGACACCATCTTTAGAACTTTTGACCCCCGTAGATGCAGTTTCAGTCAAGAAGAATCGCTGGGAAGCTGGAGATGTGACCACAGCAGCCAAAGCATCGCCCTGCAAG gATACAGAAGGAATCGCCATTGGTGTGTCAGAAATGATTAGTCAGTGGGGCAAAGGGAAATCAGAAGCAGACATGGCTCAGTCACCTTGTAAGCCAACG GAGGTGAGACCTGGGGATGTTCTGAGTAAGAAAAATCTATGGGAGCAGAGTACCACATCGGAGCAAAGTGGGAAG AGTCTGAGCGCTAGTAAGAAATACAAGTTTGTTCCAACTGGACATGGGAAATACGAGAAGGTTTACATGGAAGATCCTTGA
- the lsp1.L gene encoding lymphocyte specific protein 1 L homeolog isoform X2 yields MECETVPTSILRRNSSKKSLQNLLRLTTQWSVEDEEEAARERRRRERERQQQDESEDGDTGENMTGGTCTQSDDHVVLKPGRPMECEEDEGFSDWSQRQVQMKLQGAIQATEEAGEARAAEEEGSVSPKVREEESEEAPISREEEEEDEGTSRYEVTELSDDPCNCDPEPCEQDEQTLSSHQWATSISESHADDENLEYEPKSHKVPEETNENVEETGYYSSRHEAQDQSETPRERWEAEVEADRRLSVSSDGESEGTIATTVKITERTECLNLSIQKSNSIKKSEPPLPISKIDDRLEQYTHAIETSSKQPKLTRTPSLELLTPVDAVSVKKNRWEAGDVTTAAKASPCKDTEGIAIGVSEMISQWGKGKSEADMAQSPCKPTEVRPGDVLSKKNLWEQSTTSEQSGKSLSASKKYKFVPTGHGKYEKVYMEDP; encoded by the exons ATGGAGTGTGAAACGGTCCCCACCTCAATCCTGAGAAGGAATTCCAGCAAGAAAAGCCTGCAGAATCTACTAAG ACTAACCACCCAGTGGAGTGTGGAGGACGAGGAGGAGGCAGCCCGAGAGCGTCGCAGGAGAGAACGTGAAAGACAACAACAGGATGAGAGTGAAGATGGAGACACAGGAGAGAACATGACAGGGGGAACCTGCACCCAGAGTGATGACCA TGTGGTGTTAAAGCCTGGACGACCCATGGAATGTGAGGAAGATGAAGGATTCAGTGACTGGTCCCAAAGGCAAGTGCAGATGAAACTGCAGGGTGCAATCCAGGCCACCGAGGAAGCGGGTGAAGCAAGAGCGGCTGAAGAGGAGGGAAGTGTCTCCCCAAAAGTTAGAGAAGAAGAGAGCGAGGAAGCACCAATATcaagggaggaggaagaggaggatgaaGGCACATCCCGTTATGAAGTGACAGAG TTGAGTGACGACCCCTGCAACTGTGACCCCGAGCCCTGCGAGCAAGATGAGCAGACTCTCTCCAGCCACCAGTGGGCAACAAG TATTTCAGAATCACATGCAGATGATGAGAATTTGGAGTATGAGCCTAAAAGCCATAAGGTACCAGAAGAGACCAATGAAAATGTGGAGGAAACTGGCTATTATTCCTCTAGACACGAG GCTCAGGACCAATCAGAGACACCCAGGGAGAGGTGGGAGGCAGAAGTGGAAGCCGATCGTAGGCTCTCAGTGAGCAGTGATGGAGAGAGTGAAGGAACCATTGCAACAACTGTAAAG ATAACTGAAAGGACAGAGTGCTTGAACCTTTCCATCCAGAAGAG CAACAGCATAAAGAAGAGCGAACCCCCTCTTCCAATAAGCAAGATCGACGACCGCCTGGAGCAATACACGCATGCGATAGAG ACCTCCAGTAAGCAGCCCAAATTGACTCGGACACCATCTTTAGAACTTTTGACCCCCGTAGATGCAGTTTCAGTCAAGAAGAATCGCTGGGAAGCTGGAGATGTGACCACAGCAGCCAAAGCATCGCCCTGCAAG gATACAGAAGGAATCGCCATTGGTGTGTCAGAAATGATTAGTCAGTGGGGCAAAGGGAAATCAGAAGCAGACATGGCTCAGTCACCTTGTAAGCCAACG GAGGTGAGACCTGGGGATGTTCTGAGTAAGAAAAATCTATGGGAGCAGAGTACCACATCGGAGCAAAGTGGGAAG AGTCTGAGCGCTAGTAAGAAATACAAGTTTGTTCCAACTGGACATGGGAAATACGAGAAGGTTTACATGGAAGATCCTTGA
- the lsp1.L gene encoding lymphocyte specific protein 1 L homeolog isoform X3, which produces MSDNEEVLREEGCEEQTLEERLEETQRLTTQWSVEDEEEAARERRRRERERQQQDESEDGDTGENMTGGTCTQSDDHVVLKPGRPMECEEDEGFSDWSQRQVQMKLQGAIQATEEAGEARAAEEEGSVSPKVREEESEEAPISREEEEEDEGTSRYEVTELSDDPCNCDPEPCEQDEQTLSSHQWATSISESHADDENLEYEPKSHKVPEETNENVEETGYYSSRHEITERTECLNLSIQKSNSIKKSEPPLPISKIDDRLEQYTHAIETSSKQPKLTRTPSLELLTPVDAVSVKKNRWEAGDVTTAAKASPCKDTEGIAIGVSEMISQWGKGKSEADMAQSPCKPTEVRPGDVLSKKNLWEQSTTSEQSGKSLSASKKYKFVPTGHGKYEKVYMEDP; this is translated from the exons ACTAACCACCCAGTGGAGTGTGGAGGACGAGGAGGAGGCAGCCCGAGAGCGTCGCAGGAGAGAACGTGAAAGACAACAACAGGATGAGAGTGAAGATGGAGACACAGGAGAGAACATGACAGGGGGAACCTGCACCCAGAGTGATGACCA TGTGGTGTTAAAGCCTGGACGACCCATGGAATGTGAGGAAGATGAAGGATTCAGTGACTGGTCCCAAAGGCAAGTGCAGATGAAACTGCAGGGTGCAATCCAGGCCACCGAGGAAGCGGGTGAAGCAAGAGCGGCTGAAGAGGAGGGAAGTGTCTCCCCAAAAGTTAGAGAAGAAGAGAGCGAGGAAGCACCAATATcaagggaggaggaagaggaggatgaaGGCACATCCCGTTATGAAGTGACAGAG TTGAGTGACGACCCCTGCAACTGTGACCCCGAGCCCTGCGAGCAAGATGAGCAGACTCTCTCCAGCCACCAGTGGGCAACAAG TATTTCAGAATCACATGCAGATGATGAGAATTTGGAGTATGAGCCTAAAAGCCATAAGGTACCAGAAGAGACCAATGAAAATGTGGAGGAAACTGGCTATTATTCCTCTAGACACGAG ATAACTGAAAGGACAGAGTGCTTGAACCTTTCCATCCAGAAGAG CAACAGCATAAAGAAGAGCGAACCCCCTCTTCCAATAAGCAAGATCGACGACCGCCTGGAGCAATACACGCATGCGATAGAG ACCTCCAGTAAGCAGCCCAAATTGACTCGGACACCATCTTTAGAACTTTTGACCCCCGTAGATGCAGTTTCAGTCAAGAAGAATCGCTGGGAAGCTGGAGATGTGACCACAGCAGCCAAAGCATCGCCCTGCAAG gATACAGAAGGAATCGCCATTGGTGTGTCAGAAATGATTAGTCAGTGGGGCAAAGGGAAATCAGAAGCAGACATGGCTCAGTCACCTTGTAAGCCAACG GAGGTGAGACCTGGGGATGTTCTGAGTAAGAAAAATCTATGGGAGCAGAGTACCACATCGGAGCAAAGTGGGAAG AGTCTGAGCGCTAGTAAGAAATACAAGTTTGTTCCAACTGGACATGGGAAATACGAGAAGGTTTACATGGAAGATCCTTGA
- the LOC121402940 gene encoding flocculation protein FLO11-like yields MLLTVTPLEDPGPPSPAPPPTAPKPSKDNARLQRLLRKAAKRSGLQQPPSQPPKSFRSTLSPVNEGDLESPEPVSRYNYVPPPLNLPPRFQIHPMTHRVPSPYPKQHSFNFTITEQQSLSQYLTSPSHLETPSPRPPGSSTPNTPIPFPEEACTPVSYTPFPITSSTPQVQLKESCYHESCLQFTPRITKSKSPCLPQSPVTPIPKPENLVTMTLILPVTKQKRPGPIASKSTEELNQVQSIRGATNTESDKCISGNKVAAIDGCHPKETLGEPLLNKEDASDKPGSFSPTSKTVLQLELPSIEVTTENNESISLSIAGKETSSLTSSSGLTGALPSQCDVDAPRDSSSAMEATSSRTTSQVTVSLKTCQSALASSASEPPSLLKKEAGSEEMTLLKNPDRPKAPRKKPGGGWARLVKHLIVEPEEPKFPEQQAEVTNEKQSGDTGSSTEVAPQSRSSRANKMWDALLYHMATSTKGQEKPGTEIAPQLPFLRSRLPLLLHRPRFDARKLKEAASRPLRRVTAFFCKRIGENKQPEATAFNRTASGWSLHREATDKTEGEEGEKEENVQA; encoded by the coding sequence ATGTTACTCACAGTGACACCTCTAGAAGATCCTGGGCCACCCTCTCCAGCTCCACCTCCTACTGCACCAAAGCCCTCCAAAGACAATGCCCGCCTCCAGCGCCTTTTACGAAAAGCTGCAAAGAGGAGTGGCCTGCAGCAACCACCCTCACAACCTCCTAAGTCCTTCCGCTCCACCCTCTCCCCTGTCAATGAAGGGGATCTGGAGAGCCCTGAACCTGTATCACGATATAATTATGTTCCTCCTCCTCTTAATCTGCCTCCTCGCTTCCAGATTCATCCGATGACCCACCGTGTGCCATCACCTTACCCAAAGCAACACAGCTTCAACTTCACCATCACTGAGCAGCAGAGTTTGAGCCAGTATCTGACTTCTCCATCACATCTTGAAACACCCTCACCCCGCCCTCCAGGATCCAGTACCCCTAATACACCTATTCCGTTCCCAGAGGAGGCCTGCACCCCTGTTTCATATACTCCATTTCCTATAACGTCCAGCACCCCTCAAGTGCAATTAAAAGAGTCCTGTTACCATGAAAGTTGTTTGCAGTTCACTCCAAGAATTACTAAATCCAAATCTCCCTGCCTTCCCCAATCACCAGTAACTCCCATCCCCAAGCCTGAGAATTTGGTCACAATGACACTCATCCTGCCGGTGACAAAGCAAAAAAGGCCAGGACCTATCGCGTCCAAATCCACAGAAGAACTAAACCAAGTGCAGAGTATCAGAGGGGCCACAAATACAGAAAGTGATAAATGCATCTCAGGAAACAAAGTAGCAGCCATTGATGGTTGTCATCCGAAAGAAACATTAGGAGAACCCCTCTTAAATAAGGAAGATGCCTCGGATAAACCAGGTAGTTTTTCTCCAACCTCAAAGACAGTGCTACAGTTAGAACTGCCTTCCATTGAAGTAACCACTGAGAACAATGAGTCCATTTCTCTGAGCATAGCGGGGAAGGAGACTTCAAGCCTCACTTCATCTTCTGGACTCACAGGTGCCCTTCCTTCACAGTGTGATGTAGATGCTCCTAGAGACTCCTCTTCAGCCATGGAAGCTACATCCAGCCGTACTACTTCTCAAGTAACAGTTTCTCTGAAAACTTGCCAAAGTGCTCTAGCAAGTTCAGCTTCAGAGCCTCCATCACTCCTAAAAAAGGAAGCTGGGTCTGAGGAAATGACCCTCTTGAAAAACCCAGATAGACCAAAGGCACCAAGAAAAAAGCCTGGAGGAGGATGGGCAAGGCTAGTAAAACACTTAATTGTGGAACCTGAGGAACCTAAATTCCCTGAACAACAGGCAGAAGTGACAAATGAGAAACAGAGTGGGGATACCGGATCATCCACAGAGGTAGCTCCACAGAGCCGGAGCTCCCGTGCCAACAAGATGTGGGATGCCCTTTTATATCACATGGCCACTTCCACCAAAGGGCAGGAGAAGCCAGGAACTGAGATTGCACCCCAGTTACCATTTTTGCGCTCGCGTCTGCCTCTCCTTTTGCATCGGCCAAGATTCGATGCCCGCAAGTTAAAGGAGGCAGCCTCCCGGCCTTTACGAAGGGTAACAGCTTTCTTTTGCAAGAGAATCGGAGAAAACAAACAGCCTGAAGCCACCGCCTTCAACAGAACAGCGTCAGGGTGGAGCTTACACAGGGAAGCTACAGATAAAACAGAAGGGGAGGAAGGTGAGAAGGAAGAAAATGTCCAGGCATGA